Part of the Vigna angularis cultivar LongXiaoDou No.4 chromosome 1, ASM1680809v1, whole genome shotgun sequence genome, TCATGAGTGATTCATATATCTTATTCAATTGAAGGCGCGAGGGACATATAAAACTGTAAAAGATATCATTCCACTGCAAGCTTATATTCGTGGCCAGTTGGTTCGAAGACAAGCTATTTCTGCTTTGTATTGTGTGAAGTCAATAGTAAGATTTCAAGCATTGGCCCGTGGTTACAAGGTTAGGCACTCTGATATTGGCCTTGCAGTCCAGAAACTTTTGAAGGTAAACATACTTGAACTAATGATTTCAGCACAATCATCTGTGGTTTATCTTTGATAGACATTTTAAAGGTTTTTCATTTAATCAATATTGAAAGATGTTATAATACAATGAGAAAGTTTTAGTGATTTATGCTTCACATTTCATAGCTTAGATTTCAAGATGAGTTTCATCAGCTACTTGCACTTTTACTTATATGCATCAATTAATTTCTTCTGCGATATCTTTCTGCTCAGGATACTAAATTCTCGAAATCTACTGGAGTAGTTACATCTACACAGGCAGTGAAGCTCTCAGATAAGACCTTTGCTCACAAGGTAGGAAGTTTTTATGTCTCATATGCAAAGTGTAACTTTGCTCTTGTTCGCACTTGAAATGATAAAGGTTATTCAGTTCACTACAAACTAGAATCAAGATGTCATTATCAACTAATTCTTTTACTGTCCATAAAAGAATGTTACCCTAATAAGTTTAAGGTTGGTGTTCTTGGTGCTTGCGTTCTTTCTTGTTTAGTTTGCTGATATAGTATGCGTCAGTTATGTTTcgtctttcttttctctcatgtTAAAGTGTCCTATATGATTTTCATCTACTACCACATTTGGGTTATATGAATCCGGTCATCATGTTTCGCACAGTACATTTTGCATTCATTATTTGCTTCACACAagtctttcttcttcctcttatCATATTGGATATTCTCAGATGCCTTTTACATGCTCTTtgaagcatgaaaataatatgCGCAAAAAATTTCTTGGTATTTGTAAGTATACATATCAGTAGTTTATTGAAATGGAAACCTTCAGGTTCTGTcttaacttttaagtttatatccCAGCTTTTAATAGGTCAAATTACTAAAATCTTACAATCATTTACTGATATGATTTATTGAAACGAgtatattgattttaataatttaagaatTGGTGCCTGATTGATTGTTAGTTAGTTGTTAACTCTTAGTATTTCACAGGTTAATGGCTAAACCCTTTTACTGATATGAATTATGAATTGCATAACATTGAACATAAGGATGTTTGTCCTATTCTTGTCCCTTTCTCTTATTGTTTTAGATAATAACTTACGATATATGCCTTTCAGCTTCTGGCTTCATCACCCTATGCTGTTTCTCCACGTCTCAAATATAATACTGGTGAACCTAACTTGGTTTGGGAATGGCTTGGCCGTTGGACGAAATCACACTTTTGGGTACCTCTTCAAGAAGCGCAGAGATCTGATTCAGTGTCTGATAAGAAAAATGGAAGTTCTCAAACTGTAGAAACTAATAAGggacaagttaaaaaaaatgccAGGAAAGGAACTCCTCATGATTTAGTCTCAGATTCCAACAAACATAAACGGTATCCAAAAAAGGATTCAAACCCCGCATTGCATTCAGCTAAGGAACATCCACCAAAGGAACTTGAGAAAAGGAGTTCTAAAAAATCTCAAATTCAGAATGTTTCTGATAAGTCGGAGGCTTCTGATGAGAAGAGAAGACTCATGGTAAGAAAAGTTTCAGATCATACAAAAGTCAATGATGTTCCAGAGGAGGATGCTGGTGCTTCATCAGAGAAGATGAAATATTTGGCAGTGTCAAAGTCAGAAGAGTGTGATCTTGGGAAAAGTCTTATACAGCAAGCACAAGAGCATGATAATAATGAGCCATGTAATGGTACTAATTCTCCCTTGCAGCCTAGTTTGATGAATAGTAAAGATGGAGGAGTGATTGAGGAGTTGAATGATGTGAAGAGTAAGAATTTCCAGAGAAGAGCTTCCCTGCCTGCTAATTTTACAGATCTTGAAAATGTGTTGCATGATAACACTCCAAGACTTCCAAGTTACATGGCTCCCACTGAATCTACAAAAGCTAAGCTAAGAGGACAGTGCTCTCCACGGTCTGTTAGTGATCTGGCAGATGTAAGCAGAATAACTCGCCGGCTTTCGCTTTCATCTTCGCTTAGTGTCAAGCTAGGTTCATTCTCTCCACGATCAGATAGATTGGCTGCCTTGACCAACAAGATAAGGACTGACAGATCTCTATCATCTTCAAGGGATGGAACTCGTAAGAATTTAGGATTTCACCTATTCATGAGATCATTTTTGGTTTTACTTTCTTTTACCATTTCAATTGATAGTGAATTTGTAACAAAAGATTTTGGAAATACAGTTACAATGACTTGCACAGACACACATTTATCTACAGAAAACATTCTCAATATCTATATACATGCTTCAAGTTGGTTTTGTTATGCAAGCTCATTTTTCAAGTCCTTTTCAGGATTTGGACaacttgttttaaaattattacttatagTTCTTGATTACACCCATATATACAAGACTTCACCAAGTGaaaatagttataaatttaagaatgaGAGTTTTAAATCTGAGTCATACAATCATAAGTTATTTGTACTTACATGATCTTGTCTTGATCATTTCAATATAATCTTATGATATACATCTATAGTTCTCATTTTTCATATTAAGTGTCATCATGTCATACACTTTCCTTTCTCTATATAGTATATACTTGAAATAGATGAAAATTAGTAgttgttttcatttttctctttatccCTGAATGATGTGGAGTGCTTACAATTGTAGTGAACTCTGCTTGAAGCCTTACTTTTTGACATTCTTCTGTGTTATGTgtatattatcaatttcagataAGTTGAATCAACCTCAGTGGAGAAGGTGACGCTACATTATCCTTCAGATCAAAGATGCTGCAAGGAGGTCCAACAGATAGTGAAATATATGCTGACTTTTCCCTTCTTTACTCATAATTCTTATCTATGATCATAAATATTGATGGATATGTCTTGTAATAAGAGtctttgtatcaatttattttatgtatgataCTATGAATATGTTGGTGGGGCTGTATTTGTCATATTGTACTCCTCAAAAAAGGGTTTCAAGGAGATGATTTCAAATTCTGAGAACACTTTCGGATCAAGCGTACGTGTTATAGATGAAGTAGCAGTATTGATGTGTATAATGCTATAGCAGCAGAGATAAGATCTAAATATGGTGAACCGATAAAATGCAGCGCCGATTGATCCTATGCCTCAATAATTGTTAAGGGGACAGTTGCATTTCTCAACTTTTCAGCTACGTTTGGTCTACTcctattaatataattttctattacTCAACTCTTCAACGCCGTGATTATTAAGTGAAAGGAAGTGttgaataacaaataaatagaaGATAAATTTTTGGTGTCCAACTCCTGTTTCTTATGTTttgtatttgattattttacaCAATATTGTCGTaagtttttgtaataaataaattttctaaaaatattaaaattgaaaatattatccctaaacaaaatataacaaagCATAATAGAAATATAACATTGTTATTCcttaaattaagataaataagaGAAATTGTCATTACTATTTTAACACTTCCCTtgattattttctcttcatatATAGTAAAACATTTCTCGGCATATTGAGTTGTTTTTTTGAACTCTTCAAACTTTGAACTATTTAGACTTTTAGTAGATACATGTATAACCTGACCTTGAGTGTTGGCATATTTCATATCGATTTTACCTTGTAGCActtttctttgataaaaatgataatGCACCTAACATGCTTTGTTCTAGTATGAAAGATGAGATTCTCTTCCAAACAAATTGTGGATTgattataacattataatttGACTACATAATCAATTGGATGAGGTTGATATTGTAGTAACTTCATTAATACCTGTTTCTGAGCTGTCACAGTTGTTGATTTTTATTCTGTTTCAGTATTAGAGAAACTGTTTCACTAAATCtcatttgttttgaaaatattttacaagGACAAAAGTGGAGCTTGGAGTATATAAAGAAAGAGTGAAAATTTGTTCAACGAATTATGTGTTATGCTGAAATGAAGCAAAGAGGGGGCAATTCCTTTATTAAAtcaaggtttaattgcttcctttgtccccagtttggttgaattgtgtcaaattcatcctcatttttaaaaaagtttcattgtcgtcctcacgtggtataaaagtgtcaattgaatccaaacatagaaaaaatttgtgtcaaagtagtcatttttcctatatctctgtgtcttcctttcatatgtcacttctctggagctatgaaaagccttaaattggataaggtaaaatgaatatctgtacttgattgtatgaaaggaagacacagagatataggaaaaatgactactttgacacaaattttttctatgtttggattcaattgacacttttacaccacgtgaggaccacaatgaaacttttacaccacgtgagaacgacaatgaaacttttttaaaaatgaggatgaatttgacacaattcaaccaaac contains:
- the LOC108333158 gene encoding protein IQ-DOMAIN 28 codes for the protein MGRQSPGKWIRNLLLGKKSSSKSKSSREKDIYKPSSTKDVLAVSSETSMSSSISGANAIKGKLSEKEVISVSSNDGIILTTEDEHANGQSHDNFYSEDRNEKSRLIKTAIITIQAAIRGYQARGTYKTVKDIIPLQAYIRGQLVRRQAISALYCVKSIVRFQALARGYKVRHSDIGLAVQKLLKDTKFSKSTGVVTSTQAVKLSDKTFAHKLLASSPYAVSPRLKYNTGEPNLVWEWLGRWTKSHFWVPLQEAQRSDSVSDKKNGSSQTVETNKGQVKKNARKGTPHDLVSDSNKHKRYPKKDSNPALHSAKEHPPKELEKRSSKKSQIQNVSDKSEASDEKRRLMVRKVSDHTKVNDVPEEDAGASSEKMKYLAVSKSEECDLGKSLIQQAQEHDNNEPCNGTNSPLQPSLMNSKDGGVIEELNDVKSKNFQRRASLPANFTDLENVLHDNTPRLPSYMAPTESTKAKLRGQCSPRSVSDLADVSRITRRLSLSSSLSVKLGSFSPRSDRLAALTNKIRTDRSLSSSRDGTHKLNQPQWRR